The genomic DNA CGTCACGTCCGCGCGAAATGCCGCAAGCTCGAACGCCGCGCACGCGGGCAGCGCCGCGAACAGCATGTGCAAACACGCAGCCACGCGCATGCGCATGCTCACGCTGCCTTGTCTATCGCGTCATCCTGCGCGGGATCGGGCGGAGACGGCGAGGTCTTTTTTCGGTTCAGCCACCACATCACAGTCAGCACGAGCATCCAAATCGCGCACAGATACAGCCCGATGTCTTCGCGCACTTCTTCGACGCCCTTCTCGTGCATGCGCAAATCGAGCAACAGATTCTCCGGATGCTCGACCATTTCCTTCGGTGTCCAAAACAGCGCCGCCGCGAAATAGAAGATCATTGCCGCCGGCGCCCACGCGGTGTATTTCCCGCGAATCGCCTGCCACGTCACAATGGTCCCGACCGCGTAGATGAGCACCCAAACCCATCCGTCGGGATCGTTGTACTGCACCGCGATACACAACAGCAGCAGTACAAACATGATGATCGAAACGATTCGCATTGCGTTTCTCCCATATCGCCTTATGTGTCTGCAAAGGAGCACGGGCGTCTCGCACGCGGGTCCTCGCACGCGCGTACTGCCCCACAATCACGGGCAAGATGCCCGTGCGCCTGTCACAGCGGCAACAGCGGGTGCCCCGCCTCTCCGAGCGCATCGTACCGCGCGAGAAAATCGCGGTGCGCCTGAAACGCAAGCGCCGGGCGTACGTCCGCCGCGTAGAACCCCGCGTCCATCGCGTCAGACCCGGCCACGAGGTCGCCTTCCCATTCGTCCACGGTATAGGCGATAACCAAGACCGCGCCGAACCTGCTCTTCTGCGCGTTCGTGCCCAACAGGTGCAGCCGCTGTGCCCGCAACCCTGTTTCCTCTTCCAGTTCGCGCCGCGCCGCTTCCTCCGGCGATTCGTACAGTTCGACGAAGCCACCCGGCAAACTCCACATCCCCCTGCACGGTTCGACCGCCCTCTGCACGAACAGAATTTCGCTGCCCCGCGTCACCAGGCAACACGCCGCAGGCGTCGGATTGGAGTAGTAAAACCGATTGCACGCGGAACAGTGGGGCCGGTCGCTCTGGCCGTCGTGCGCCGGTTCGAGCGGCGCACCGCAAATCGGGCAAAAGTTCCAAGCCAGCGGCGTAAAAGTCATGCTCATACGCCGTCATGCTAACAACCGGCCGGTCCGAAACACAATGGACCTGCGTGCCCTTGCGGACCGCCTCGCCCACGTGAAATAGTAGTGATCCGGTCGCGATAAACTTGCCTTGCGGGGGGCGGGAGGAGCTATTCCATGGTGGACATGAATCGTCGTCAATTTCTCAAGCGCGGTGGCCAATTCGTCATCGCCGGTATCGCGCTGCCAATCCTAAGCGGTTGCCCCCTTGCCGATCTGCTCCGCACCGTTCGTGCCCGCCGTTCGGTGGGCGGCCTCCTCGATACGGACCTGCGCGTCTGTTTTGCGCGAAATCGAATCGGCGACATGTGGCTGCGTTCGCGCACCTACGAGGGCTGCATTCCCGGCCCGACCTTGCGCGTGAAACCCGGCGACACTCTGCGCCTGCATATCCACAACGCCCTGCCCGACGATGAAGACGGCGGACACATGAAGGGCATGGTGGATCACAACATTCCGGGCGGGTTCAACATCACAAACTTCCACTCGCACGGCCTGCACGTATCCCCCAAAGGCATCTCGGACAATCCATACCGCCAGTTCATGCCTGGCGAAACCAACATGGTCGAAATCGCTATCCCGGAGGATCATCCCACCGGTACCTACTGGTACCATCCCCACCACCACGGCTCCGTCACGGTACAGATGCTGGGCGGCATGGGCGGCGCGCTCATCATCGAAGGCGGCGCCGACGAAGTCCCCGAGGTTGCGGAAGCCAAGGAACACGTCCTTATTCTCCAGGAAATCCGCATCGACGAAAACGGTGAAACACCCCTCCTCGACGAACACGCCTTCCACGAAGGCGAACACGCGTCGTTTCCCGGCAGCGTTCTCCAGCACACGATCAACGGTCAGGTGAACCCGACCATCATCATGCACCCGGGCGAAGTCCAGCGTTGGCGCATTGTCCAGGCTGGCGTCGATCAGTTCACGCCGCTCGGACTGGACGACCACGTGTTTCACCAAATCGCCATGGACGGCATTTCGTTCAAGAAACCCGAAGAAATGGAAATGATCCTCCTCGCGCCGGGCAACCGCGCTGACGTGCTCGTGAAGGCAGGTGCGGAAGGCACGTACTACCTGCGCATGCACGCGCACGATCAGGGTCACGGTGAAATGGAGGAAGAAATCCTGGCGACGATCAAGGTCCAGGGTTCCGCCATGGACATGCCGCTACCGGCCGGACTCCCCACGCCGTCATCGCTCGAATTCATCGAGGACGACGAGGTCGAGAACATCCGCGCGATCTCGTTCAGCGTAGAATCCGTACCGCCAGGCGAGATGTTCCCCGTC from Candidatus Hydrogenedentota bacterium includes the following:
- a CDS encoding transmembrane 220 family protein, coding for MRIVSIIMFVLLLLCIAVQYNDPDGWVWVLIYAVGTIVTWQAIRGKYTAWAPAAMIFYFAAALFWTPKEMVEHPENLLLDLRMHEKGVEEVREDIGLYLCAIWMLVLTVMWWLNRKKTSPSPPDPAQDDAIDKAA
- a CDS encoding NUDIX domain-containing protein; amino-acid sequence: MSMTFTPLAWNFCPICGAPLEPAHDGQSDRPHCSACNRFYYSNPTPAACCLVTRGSEILFVQRAVEPCRGMWSLPGGFVELYESPEEAARRELEEETGLRAQRLHLLGTNAQKSRFGAVLVIAYTVDEWEGDLVAGSDAMDAGFYAADVRPALAFQAHRDFLARYDALGEAGHPLLPL
- a CDS encoding multicopper oxidase family protein codes for the protein MVDMNRRQFLKRGGQFVIAGIALPILSGCPLADLLRTVRARRSVGGLLDTDLRVCFARNRIGDMWLRSRTYEGCIPGPTLRVKPGDTLRLHIHNALPDDEDGGHMKGMVDHNIPGGFNITNFHSHGLHVSPKGISDNPYRQFMPGETNMVEIAIPEDHPTGTYWYHPHHHGSVTVQMLGGMGGALIIEGGADEVPEVAEAKEHVLILQEIRIDENGETPLLDEHAFHEGEHASFPGSVLQHTINGQVNPTIIMHPGEVQRWRIVQAGVDQFTPLGLDDHVFHQIAMDGISFKKPEEMEMILLAPGNRADVLVKAGAEGTYYLRMHAHDQGHGEMEEEILATIKVQGSAMDMPLPAGLPTPSSLEFIEDDEVENIRAISFSVESVPPGEMFPVFAINGQLFDPERIDETIPLGAVEEWIVTSATSHEHPFHLHTFPFQVTQISGNPVKPKRWQDTVIVPGFGIVRIRIRFNDIVGKSVFHCHILTHEDLGMMANFKVVEKL